Sequence from the Seriola aureovittata isolate HTS-2021-v1 ecotype China chromosome 6, ASM2101889v1, whole genome shotgun sequence genome:
TGATGCAAGAacagaaaaattgaaaaaataaactcaaGTGTAGTGCTTTGGTAAATatactttgttactgtccacccctgctAATAGGACCACTACTACAAGGCCTACTGTTATTTCTACTACCTCTGCTAATAGGACTGCTgcgctactgctgctgctggctctACTTAGGGTTGCAAAGGTGCGGAAAATTTCCATGGGAAGTTAAGCGTGGGAATTTTGGAAATATGCCATATTGGAAACTTTCCATGGGAATAATGGGAATGATTGGGAATTAATGGGAATTTAGGGGAACTAACTgggaatatattatatatatatatatatatatacatatattatatatgtttattccaCAGGCTCAAATGTGTGCCTTcaatagtctttgtgcttcaggCTCAAAAGTGTGGTCCAGTCTTCTAGAAATCTTCTGTACATGTGATGGAGGCGTGCACAGTGCCAGTAGTGGGTGTTGTCTTGTTAGCCATGCAGTAAGCAGTGTGCTTTGTGCATGTGATTGAGGAATGGCATGGCTATTCAAGTGTATTTGAATGGCATCTGTTTATTTTAGTCAAGATTATGCTAAAATATACTTTCCTCAACTATATTTAAGTTCCCTATGAAGAGCCAACCTTCAATTTTGAAAATTCCCAGTTTATTCCCGTTTATTCCCATACTTTCCCATAAATTCTCATAAATTCCTATGGAAAGtttccatttttgaaaattcCCGGAATTTTGCAACCCTAGCTCTACTAGTACTAGAAGTATTAGTATCATTACGACTTCTACTCCCgcagctgctgccactgctaTACGTGTTGACAAATGATGAGCAAAGCTGTGCGGCAGAGGTCGTGGGTCTTTTTGTCAAACAGGTAACATGATATTCaatgtgttcatgtctgtttctCCACAGGAAGCTGCACTGCACCAGGAACTTCATCCACATGAACCTATTTGTGTCGTTCATCCTGAGAGCTATTTCTGTCTTCATCAAAGACGGCGTGTTGTACGCCACAGAGGACAGCGAGCACTGCTTCATTCACACTGTGAGTAACTCGGACGCACCTGCGCACGCGTTCAGGTGTTAACAAGCAGTCATTGGTGTTCAGATACAATGTTCTCATGTTTTTCCTTTCGTCGTCTCTTTGTCTCTCGTGTCCTTGAAGCTGGAGTGTCGAGCGGTGATGATATTCTTCCACTACTGCGTCCTCTCCAACTACTTCTGGCTCTTCATCGAGGGCCTGTACCTCTTCACTTTACTGGTGGAGACCTTCTTCCCTGAGAAGAGATACTTCTACTGGTACATCATCATTGGCTGGGGTGAGAcatcaaacacatcacacaaacGTATTTGATTCTCGCCTTGATGTTCCAGATCGAACGCGTCTTTGTTGTCCTGTTTCAATCAGGGACCCCCACCGTGTGCGTGACCATCTGGGCGGTGCTGAGGCTGCACTTTGATGATATCGGGTGGGTtatcagcagcagacttttagtCTCATGTTGAAggttgtgtgttcatgttgctAACTGTGTGGTTttgtctctctcagctgttgGGACATGAATGACAACGCTGCCATCTGGTGGGTGATAAAAGGACCTGTGCTGGCTTCCATCATGGTGcgttttcagtctttttcagAAACTGGGACATAAGAACATCACCGCCTTTACCAAAgacgtttttattatttaatacatttcctTTCCATtaccttctctttttttttctttgctgcagaTCAACTTTGTTCTCTTCATCGGCATCATCGTCATCCTCGTCCAGAAGTTACAGTCCCCAGATATTGGAGGAAATGAATCCAGTATTTACCTGTGAGTAATATTTGTGAGAAGAAATTACACAATCTTTGTCTTACATGTGAAGTTACAAGTTGAATTCACAAGCACTAAAATGCATCGTTGTTCAAATtgctggaggagaggggagggcgGAGCAGGgcataccaacacacactcacacactgtaacaGAGAGGCACGTAACACAGCAAAACTCATGACATAAATCAGTGTAACTCACGTTACAGTTGTGACTTTGTGAGAGTAAGGGAGAGAGTAAGGAAGTGACATGCAGCGAATGGTCCGGCCGTCCGGACGCGGAACCGGGGACTCGCTGCTCAGGACATTTGAGCGTCCTGACCATTCAGCTATCAGATCGCCCTGTTTCGAAGTTTTAATCACAGTCAGCATCTTTTTCCTGGACTTAGAGCTTCATCATTTGAAGATCAATCTGGTTGTGGTGGAAATGGACAGAAAGAAGTGAAGCTGCTGAAGTGAAGATGTAAAAGATGGTTCAACATCAtttaaacaacatcaacagaTTTTCTTTCTATATTATCCTTCATCAATAATCTTGTGATGTGTCAGATAGTAGATCATTATTATCTCTAATCTCTGTGATCGAACTCACATTCAGTTGTATATCAAACTGAACAATGTGCTCCCAAACTGCAGCTCATGTTTAAGCCCATTATTAAGTCAGAATATTGTCATCATACCTGTGTTCACATTATAATGAGGACACACACCGTACACTGTTGTCTAGTCCTCTCACAATaacttgtgagtgtgtgtgtgtgtgtttgtgtgtgtgttgttttgtaggAGGTTGGCCCGCTCTACTCTGCTGCTGATTCCTCTGTTCGGGATTCACTACACTGTGTTCGCCTTCTCCCCTGAGAACTTCAGCAAGAGGGAGCGTCTGGTGTTTGAGCTCGGACTCGGATCTTTCCAGGTGACTCCGTGTTTCTCCGTCGTGGATTAGATTTAGGAAAAATATTGCTACTTCCATACATTCATACAGAGTTGAATAACAATCTAACGTTACATTTTAATTCAAGAGGAGATTAACACGACTATAAATTTGAGGTTTGAGACGTGGATCTATTGTAAAGCACACAGTGAGAACTGGGCAGTCAAGTTTTGACCaagtaaaatgataaaacagagTAACACCTTGACTGCGAGGCCGTGCTCAGTGTCACAccttcaacattttatttttcagtctgtgtatGGAGAGGACTTTGATCATAGTGAGGCAAACAACACATTACAGATCATATGTTACCAAACCAAACAGCTCCACCTTATCATATGTGCACCTGCACTAATGGCTGTAGATTGAAAAGGATTCACTACTCTTACTTTGTGTTTCATCCGACAGCTACCTCTCGTAAAAACAGATAAGTCGGTGTTTCTGTCTCACACTCTgaccctctgtctgtctctgcagggcTTTGTGGTTGCCGTCCTCTACTGCTTCCTGAACGGAGAGGTAAATCTCCTTTAAGACATGTAACTGACACTGTTCTCATAGAGTCTTCTACATGCACAATTTAATTAGATATATACAGAACAACATCACTGATCAACAGCAAACGCATGAGGAGTAGTTGAAGCAGTACAGTATGAATCAGgctcattattttcagtttctagattcaaacaaacacatttcttttccgATTaattaaaggttctgtaaacgaaCGTCACCGCCACTAGACGACGCACTgcaccaccagcatctcagtcCAAAACACACGGTTTGTCAGCCAAACCCCCGGCCTCTGCTTGGCCACAACCCACAAGCcgtaaaacaaaacaaaaaaaacaatctcgccacaaccattagccgtcactaatgaaaacagacatgtagcATTAAGTAgcatcaagttactgacacattgaggagaagaaaaggcagTTCTGGGTCAAGCTGGACCCTTAAGCTGCTTGTGGGTCTCTCCATCTCGGTAaaaccagaccagtattggctccacaGTTGggactggggaaaaaaaatctgccttgGATTTATCCGCTGGGACCGGCTGCACGAACGACACTGACGGAGACGGTAAAGCTAACTGGGATTCGAGCTGATAGTCACAGCGGCCGGTCAACCTGTGCTCTGGTCTCTTTCTTCGTCAGAGGcctttttagatgaaaatgtggtttcttcagtggaggaaattcttgCAGGTCGCTCTCACCTGAGCGCTGACttcgttctctgctcaggacacCGTGACtacactatatctttacatagaaaatagttgtttgctgctatgatattgtttaaaatctcgtttacagaacctttaaaagTATTGaagcaaaaaaagttttagacatttttttttacttagttTCTTGAAACAGGAACTGCAAATGTTTGAGTATGTGGGGACATAAAGTCCAGGTAAAAACTGGTTTAAACCAACATGTTCCCTTTAAGAAAGTAGTAAAAACTGACAACAATGAGCTTTAAGTCGAGTGCAGACAGAACTGTagtgagacagagggacagtCAGCTTGTCTCTTTCCAGCGAGGTCCATTAATAATGACCTTGTGAAGTATATCCCTCAAGGTGCAATCGGAGATCAAGAGGAAATGGCGCAGCTGGACGGTGAACAGGTACTTTGCTGTGGACCTGAAGCACCGGCATCCTTCGCTGGCGAGCAGTGGGGTGAACGGGGGAACGCAGCTGTCCATCCTAAGCAAGAGCAGCTCGCAGATCCGCATGTCCAGCCTTCAGGCCGAGACCCCGGCCACCTGAGCGGCACCGCCGTAGACGCCGCGTCCGCTACGGGACCCGACGCCGCCGCCAAAACCACCGccaccgccgccaccaccaACAACACGCCCACCCTCGTCCCGATGACCAGCCTCAACAACCCGTTCCTCAACCCGTACCCCAACCCGTACCCGGACGAAACCATGATGGAAACCCAGCTCAACTCCACCGATCCAGAGCAGCCTCTCGTCTGACCTGCTTCCCCTTTGAAAACACGACCAAACCTGAATGTCGCCAATTATTCTCTTAAATCTCTACAtgtcctgacctttgacctggttCAGGCGCAGCTGGAGTGAAAACAAACTAAGCCTAACATTTTTCTAAAGGCATGAATAAGGAGTGTAGTGTGTATCTCGTGCATCATTGGGCTGAAACATGCAGAAGAAGCATGGTTATCTATGTATATATTGAGTCAGTGTTACAGTCGTCTGGTGCTACAGTATCTGCTGCTGTCCAGCACAGGGGGGCCAGTGTGTTaccctgcagtgtgtgtcctctcacAGCGATCATTCCAGTCTGTCTGAGGAAGGTTTCACGCTCTGTCCTCAAAACGTGTTTTaaaccacaaccacacactATATTCCTCCGTTACATACATGTGTCGCAGCTGCTGTGCCGTGAAATGGcttcatttaaaacacacaccagtggCTCTCATGTAAATAacttaaaggggcactccactgtttttacatgtaaagatctgctgctgctcagccttTGTGAACAGctgtataatgttttttctgtggCTTTGGCGGAGGTGGAAATAACCCGTGTTACAAACTGAGGGCGTGTGGGGTTTTAAAGATGTTTACCAGGCGACGAGCactatgggaaatgtagtattACGTGTTTTTTGAAGCTTCTAGGAACTAAAATTCAGGATTATCTTGACCGCTGCTGCTTGAACTTTGACCAGTCTGCTTTTTAATCCGACTCCGTTGGGTCCACTTGATTTTATAAAGGTTGCAGGACTAAAACACTGGAGTGACCCTTTAAGCGAGGTGAGAAACTGGGGCACCCTGATGTACAGTAGTACCTTAAATGAGTGTTTCTGACTGAGGTAAACACATCACACCCAGACCTGCCAACTACATCATGTCTAAATTACTGCAGTGCTCTTCATGTACAAACAGTGACTGTGTATGAAAGCTCAGTGTTACTGGCACAAGCCTTCATTTCCTGTGTAAACTGTGACTGATGTAAAACAATATAATGTGCGTGGAAGAGGACCAGATTGAGGAGAAACTTCAGCTGGATCCAGCAGGTGATAAACTTGGGGTAACAGTATTTATCGGAAGGACATATTTTCTACAGTTAtgtgaaatgccaaaaaaaaaaaagagtagaaaaaaaaaaaagggttagaTGCTCGACTCAAAAGTGTCTTCTTCGGATGTACGTGCAGCTCTGAGGTTTGCAGACGACGACCACAATCacaaacctctttttttttttttttttttttttctttttaaatctcagCACTGACACGAgatgtcagagaagaagaacacgCCTCGGAGGTCTGTGCGTCTGTAGTTTTAAACAGCCGTTAgtacagaaaatgtcaaatgaaaaacGAATTCATGACTGAAGCACCATGAGTTCAACTGCTTGCATGAAATTTCATTTATTGTACATGTGGTATTGTTTacgtttccttttctttcttttttcgtgggaattcagtgtttttaattggatgttacattttttaacaattttttttttttttcataaactttttaactgtttaactaAAAGGCTGTTGCAAAGGCGACGCGCTGTAATACTGATTTTATTGCCTCTTCAACAGCCTCCTGCAGGAAGTTTCAACATTGTACTGGTCTAAGTGAAGGTCTAGACCATCTGAAACATCACAGCACTTCACTTATTTTAGGGATGATCACTTTTTTTCCCGACCAtttgaaaaatctgttttaattttttattaatgagGGTTTTCCTTTTTCAACAAACTCCTCATGCCACCATGCAGCATCTCTGTATTTCAGCTGGTGGTGTTCACTCTCCTTAAGCTTGAAAACAAGCACACTGAGATGGATGCGACTTCTGGAGAGTGACTTTTAACTTAACTCGGGGGGTAATTCTCTCACTCCAAAGACGAATTAATCGACTCCTCACtgagtttgtattttatttgcacGTATCTGTTTGCAAAGGCTGAGTTAGCTTTGCAGCTGATGTCACTGCAGATTTTTCCTTTGGTCTGACTCAACTCTCCTCTGAATCCCTGACAACTTTGTGTCTCCAAAAGTGCCTTTAAGCACAAAACAAGTATTTTGACTTCTGTtgatgatttaaaagaaaagaaaatttgtCTTTTCAGTTATAAAAAAACGAAACTGCAAAGTGAAGAAAAGGGTTTAACAAAGTGCTTTTATGATGCTTAAGACTAAATCAGTATTTCAAACCTGGATGGCCTTCAAAGTACTTTAACTCGTCTTTGTGAAAGATGAGCACAGCATACGATCGATTAGTGTTTTTAATAAAGCAGTGCTACAGTATATTAACtcagtatgtacagtacactatcacatgcacacagtgataaatatgttttcatttccttgTTTTACAGACAACAACCTTTATCTTCTCTACAGCAGGAAAATGGGGAATTACCAAACTGTAAAAAGTCTTATTAACCTGAACCACAGGAGCATTTTCTTTATGATATTCTTCAAAATATGAAACAGTTTTCTACTTCAAAGGGGCTTTATTCTAAATGTCCAAAAGATTTGACGATTTCTGCAAGGACAGAAATAATTTGGTCAAACAGCAGATGTCTGAATTTAACCGTCTGAAACTGGAACTGCAAAACTCCAAAACAAGAAATAAGTGAATTCTTTGACCAATAGATATTTGCCATTTCTTTTATGAGTGCACAttatttatgataataataataataataataataataataataatagaaaagcACATCTCCTCAGTTCAGTATTATAATGTAGTTAAACGTTGAGTTTTCTCCTCATTAGCTGTTtgaacacagtcacacaataaatatatttttgttaatttgcAGGCAAAAGAAGTATGGAgtcctgaaactgacaaaaagtCTTTAAACAACAATAGTTATAAtttatttcttcaaaataaataaaacaattaaattgaTTGTTTAAATTCTTTTATTAAGTGATTGGATTTTACACTCCATTATAATTAAACAATATTCCTTATCCATATTTAGAAATACTAGGAAAAGGAGACCCCAGGAAAACCCACTTAATGttggcaacaacaaaaaaaaatcaaaatcattttcagattatttatttattttttacatttgcattctTACGTTCTTCTTTTAACTGTCCTGTTACAGTTCCCGTAGATTCTATCGCCCTCATTTATCTTCTCGACACTGCCAGGAATTTCATGTTGATGGAAAATGACTAAATCCTTTTCATTCATTGAACTTTAATTtcaccttcatttttttcttgttttacagAAACAGCCTAATTTTAAATATCAAACTGCCAAATTCAAACGATACCTGATATCCTCAACAACAGCCCTGCATCAAGATTAAAACTGAACGAAATTTGGttggaaaatgaatgttttacacGCAATGAGACAGAAAGCATCATTCTTGACCTTTGTCGAGAATTATGCGTTCTGTCTATTTATTAGCTTTTATGGAGTTTTTAAACATATCACATCTGTATCAGCAGATGGATTTTGCCAAATTGTCATAGGACTTCCATGTCGTCCTATAATAATCCTGTTTTCACTCTCAACCTTTAAGCCAACGGACGAAAAGTCTGCAAAATGCTCAGAAAAATTGACTTCAATTGATTTCAAAAATTCTGCAGCATCCGCAtcaacagcaaaacactgtGTATTATCATCCAGAGCTACAACGATTTGgcaattaatcgattaattgaattaattggtttggtcttttcttttctcGAAGATAAAAGGTCATCCATTTGATAGttccagctcctgctgcttgtgatgaactgaatatctttggattttgggcttatagaccaaacaattaattgattaacaaCTACTAATGGaccttgtggttgttttttgtctaCATAGCATTTTACTGAATTTATTTTAAGCTGGTAAAATTGAAATATTGTCACTGAAATTACATGGAAGAAATGTTTATATAGatcttcaaaaacaacaacttttcaACCAGATTCTGTCCATTTTTAACCTCAGCGTACAGACGTCTTTTGACCTGCAGATAGATCCAGATCCATGTTTTCTGTGAGTTCAGACCACGCaaaggcaaagagagaaaaagaagggcTGACCGcaaactgttttcagtctgacCTGCAATAATACCAGTGCAGTTCCAACAGCAGCCATAGGGGGGCCCTGTCTTATCTGCTGATGTtcagagggggtgggggtggggggtgggggtaaaGGGCTGGACAATCAGCGCCTCTGCTCTGGTTGAGTTGAATGTTCAGTCAACGTTCATCACAGACATTAAGACAATCTCACCACGTCATGAGCCTGATTCTGTTGATGTGTTCATAGATTTATTTCCTTTAGTGTTAATACGGGAGTTGGAGCCTTATATTGCCAGTACTCTGTTGATGTCAGACAAAGATGTTGCTATTATTATAAgaataaatattcatttgaaCCTGTTGTTTTGAACTATGAAGTAGTTAGTTGAAGTGTTTGAAAGGTCTGTAGCCAACCTTTGTGACTAAATAAACCGCAGTTTAAATGTGCGAGACAGAAACAAGCTGCCAATGTCGTACCTTGTAAATGGAGTTTTCTGTGGTTCAAAGTGAATagctgtcatttaaaaaaaaaactttgcgCTGTGATTGTtctcatatttttattattattagatttttttcttaaatggtGATTGTGCTAAAAGTATAAAGCCTCCTGTAATGCCTCTGTACTCTGTAATAGGCTGATGCATGCGTGTTAAATCGTTTTGATCTCATTTGAACCGGCAGACGTAATCACAAGGGAGGGTCGAGCTTTCTGGCCATTAGGAGAATCTCAGCTGTGTCCCTGTTTTTTCGAATCCACTGTAACGAGTGGGTGAGGCAATTAATAAAGCTAGAACACAGATATTGGGTTTCAACTGTGAACGATTTATCT
This genomic interval carries:
- the adcyap1r1b gene encoding pituitary adenylate cyclase-activating polypeptide type I receptor isoform X2 — protein: MSAANIILTLLLLSNSVSSQQVPSNCVIKREQEKCMEMMASDDPGNDPEFGCPWFWDNLTCWQPARMGEVVEVNCPELFSQFMSEEDFELGKVSRNCTEFGWSEAFPHYIDACLYEEGNSSHPDMYYVSVKALYTVGYSTSLVSLTTAMVILCRFRKLHCTRNFIHMNLFVSFILRAISVFIKDGVLYATEDSEHCFIHTLECRAVMIFFHYCVLSNYFWLFIEGLYLFTLLVETFFPEKRYFYWYIIIGWGTPTVCVTIWAVLRLHFDDIGCWDMNDNAAIWWVIKGPVLASIMINFVLFIGIIVILVQKLQSPDIGGNESSIYLRLARSTLLLIPLFGIHYTVFAFSPENFSKRERLVFELGLGSFQGFVVAVLYCFLNGEVQSEIKRKWRSWTVNRYFAVDLKHRHPSLASSGVNGGTQLSILSKSSSQIRMSSLQAETPAT
- the adcyap1r1b gene encoding pituitary adenylate cyclase-activating polypeptide type I receptor isoform X1 — translated: MSAANIILTLLLLSNSVSSQQVPSNCVIKREQEKCMEMMASDDPGNDPEFGCPWFWDNLTCWQPARMGEVVEVNCPELFSQFMSEEDFELGKVSRNCTEFGWSEAFPHYIDACLYEEGNSSHPDMYYVSVKALYTVGYSTSLVSLTTAMVILCRFRKLHCTRNFIHMNLFVSFILRAISVFIKDGVLYATEDSEHCFIHTLECRAVMIFFHYCVLSNYFWLFIEGLYLFTLLVETFFPEKRYFYWYIIIGWGTPTVCVTIWAVLRLHFDDIGCWDMNDNAAIWWVIKGPVLASIMINFVLFIGIIVILVQKLQSPDIGGNESSIYLRLARSTLLLIPLFGIHYTVFAFSPENFSKRERLVFELGLGSFQGFVVAVLYCFLNGEYIPQGAIGDQEEMAQLDGEQVLCCGPEAPASFAGEQWGERGNAAVHPKQEQLADPHVQPSGRDPGHLSGTAVDAASATGPDAAAKTTATAATTNNTPTLVPMTSLNNPFLNPYPNPYPDETMMETQLNSTDPEQPLV